A genomic window from Rhizobium sp. Pop5 includes:
- the repB gene encoding plasmid partitioning protein RepB, which translates to MSRRDRLKGLFDDTAQELAAANYEEPSSRGAAGPVRTMALTLGRMEEESRAMQEALLSGERIVELDPDLIDSSFVRDRLSDQPLDMEDELVQSIAENGQEVPVLVRRHPDDENRYQIAYGHRRLQAVRLLGRKVQAIVRKLDDTDVVIAQGIENSARRNLSYIERAVFALNLELKGFERPVIMKALSTDKTELSKLISVAKAIPADIVSTVGAAPGIGRRKWMALAQDWNGGTATRLAKLVASERFMAEESDSRFELLVAELARKEAKPEATEYDWKPKSGGKIAGRIKSAGNSFTIALKTGDAPDFGAYISRRLDELYEAYRAGKLQAGE; encoded by the coding sequence ATGAGCAGACGCGATCGCCTGAAAGGTCTCTTCGACGATACGGCACAGGAGTTGGCCGCGGCCAACTATGAGGAACCTTCTTCTCGGGGGGCCGCCGGTCCGGTTCGGACGATGGCGCTGACCCTTGGCCGCATGGAGGAAGAGAGCAGGGCGATGCAGGAGGCCTTGCTCTCCGGCGAACGCATCGTCGAACTCGATCCCGATCTGATCGATTCCTCCTTCGTCCGCGACCGCCTTTCCGATCAACCGCTCGATATGGAAGACGAGTTGGTGCAGTCGATTGCCGAAAATGGTCAGGAAGTGCCGGTCCTCGTCCGTCGCCATCCCGATGACGAGAACCGGTATCAGATCGCTTACGGCCATCGACGCTTGCAGGCCGTCCGGCTGCTCGGGCGCAAGGTGCAGGCGATTGTCCGCAAGCTCGACGATACCGACGTCGTCATCGCCCAGGGCATCGAAAACTCGGCGCGTCGGAACCTTTCCTATATCGAACGAGCCGTCTTTGCACTCAATCTGGAACTCAAGGGTTTTGAGCGGCCCGTTATCATGAAGGCGCTGTCGACCGACAAGACGGAGCTGTCGAAGCTGATATCTGTCGCCAAAGCCATCCCGGCAGATATCGTCAGCACGGTCGGAGCCGCGCCCGGGATCGGGCGACGCAAATGGATGGCGCTCGCCCAAGACTGGAACGGGGGGACGGCCACGCGCCTTGCAAAGCTCGTCGCCTCTGAACGTTTCATGGCGGAAGAGAGTGACAGCCGGTTCGAACTTCTGGTCGCGGAACTCGCCAGGAAAGAGGCGAAGCCCGAAGCCACGGAATATGACTGGAAGCCGAAGAGCGGCGGCAAGATTGCCGGCCGAATCAAAAGCGCCGGCAATTCCTTCACGATCGCGCTGAAGACCGGCGATGCGCCGGATTTCGGCGCTTACATTTCACGCCGTCTCGATGAGCTTTACGAAGCCTATCGGGCCGGCAAGTTGCAAGCAGGAGAGTAG
- the repC gene encoding plasmid replication protein RepC: MEPQYVSTPFGRRSMTLGMLASQENASKVNPDASVDKWKIFRALCEAKEMVGVSDRALAVLNALLTFYPKNEIAEANGFVVFPSNEQLSLRTHGMAGTTLRRNLAMLVEAGLIIRRDSPNGKRFARRNGEGGLGEAFGFSLAPLLARAQEIEAQAAQVIAGKLEWKRLRERLTLCRRDIAKLIEIALEEEIAGEWIEMQKHFNLLSASLPRRPSAAEMESLLADLEAFREMIVKTLELKTKTQKTDANDSQNGQHIHNSNPHPLSELEPGFETKQGAKPEEEPQRWREPPKSFPLAMVLQACPEVVAYGPGGRIGNWRDLMTAAVIIRSTLGVSPSAYQEACDIMGPENAATVIACILERGGHINSAGGYLRDLTRRAERGEFSLGPMLMALMRANGPAARKTG, translated from the coding sequence ATGGAGCCTCAATATGTATCGACGCCATTTGGGCGGCGATCGATGACGCTTGGCATGCTGGCAAGTCAGGAAAACGCCAGCAAGGTCAATCCGGATGCATCGGTCGACAAGTGGAAGATCTTTCGCGCGCTCTGCGAAGCAAAGGAGATGGTCGGCGTATCCGACCGCGCCTTGGCTGTTCTCAATGCGCTTTTGACCTTCTACCCGAAGAACGAGATTGCCGAGGCCAACGGCTTCGTCGTCTTTCCCTCGAATGAACAGCTGTCGCTGCGCACGCACGGTATGGCCGGCACGACGCTGCGACGGAACCTGGCGATGCTGGTGGAGGCCGGGCTGATCATCCGACGGGATAGTCCGAATGGGAAACGTTTTGCCCGCCGGAATGGCGAGGGCGGACTTGGAGAGGCCTTTGGCTTCAGCCTGGCGCCGCTTCTTGCGCGCGCCCAGGAGATCGAGGCACAGGCGGCCCAGGTGATTGCCGGCAAGCTCGAATGGAAGCGCCTGAGAGAGCGCCTGACGCTTTGCCGGCGCGACATAGCCAAGCTCATCGAAATCGCGCTGGAAGAGGAAATTGCCGGCGAATGGATCGAGATGCAGAAGCATTTCAATCTTCTTTCGGCAAGCCTGCCGCGCCGCCCGTCGGCCGCTGAAATGGAAAGCCTGCTGGCGGATCTCGAAGCATTTCGGGAAATGATCGTCAAGACGCTGGAATTGAAGACGAAAACACAAAAAACAGACGCCAATGACAGCCAAAACGGTCAGCACATACATAATTCAAACCCACACCCCTTATCTGAACTTGAACCAGGCTTCGAAACGAAGCAGGGCGCAAAGCCGGAGGAAGAACCGCAGCGGTGGCGTGAGCCGCCGAAATCCTTCCCCCTTGCCATGGTGCTACAGGCCTGCCCCGAGGTCGTGGCGTATGGGCCGGGCGGTAGGATCGGCAATTGGCGGGATCTGATGACGGCGGCCGTGATCATACGTTCGACTCTTGGCGTCAGCCCCAGTGCCTATCAGGAAGCCTGCGACATTATGGGGCCTGAAAATGCCGCTACGGTGATCGCCTGTATCCTGGAAAGGGGCGGACATATCAACTCGGCAGGCGGCTACCTGCGTGACCTGACGCGGCGGGCGGAGCGCGGTGAGTTCTCGCTCGGGCCGATGCTGATGGCGCTGATGCGCGCAAATGGTCCAGCAGCGAGGAAAACCGGATGA
- a CDS encoding RHE_PE00001 family protein — translation MRYDIDGSMLQSLLPFITAAEDAMARLDERVLRSSVGEGFAERSHFFDAAGALWVAGELVHVEDLVLHDAHMDSRAPSHELTIAHSVLRTRRRIWTGEPAWALGASGLATLTATLGVGEGSTQETKRPDAEIETVEDGEDEDGPLAAELAEIDALLARSQKLLDIHTGKASAGETAAVPATRRNDDPLGLLGDDEWDEEQRLAEWRSVLPLAEALPPVLGAAILFEAWEKIEPLRRQHWLGGLLVASHLRARGKVTSHLFSFFGGLKLVRHERRRARDRATRLQAFLEAMHLGAAAGLKEIDRLTLARTQMELRFRGRRSNSSLPELADFILSRPMVSAAMIARHLRITPRGALNLVNDIGIREITGRGRYRAWGII, via the coding sequence ATGCGCTACGATATTGACGGTTCGATGCTGCAAAGCCTGCTTCCGTTCATCACGGCGGCGGAGGATGCGATGGCGCGGCTGGACGAGCGTGTGCTGCGCTCGTCGGTCGGTGAGGGTTTCGCCGAACGCAGCCATTTCTTCGATGCCGCCGGTGCGCTTTGGGTGGCTGGCGAACTCGTGCATGTCGAGGATCTCGTTCTGCACGATGCGCATATGGATAGCCGAGCGCCGAGCCACGAATTGACCATCGCTCATTCGGTGTTGCGGACGCGCCGTCGCATCTGGACCGGCGAACCCGCCTGGGCCCTTGGCGCCTCGGGACTCGCGACGCTGACGGCAACGCTCGGGGTAGGGGAGGGGAGCACACAGGAAACGAAGCGTCCCGACGCTGAAATCGAGACTGTCGAAGATGGCGAGGATGAGGATGGGCCGCTCGCTGCCGAACTGGCGGAAATCGACGCGCTTCTTGCACGCTCGCAGAAGCTTCTCGATATCCACACGGGAAAGGCCTCCGCAGGCGAGACGGCGGCTGTTCCCGCGACGCGGCGAAACGACGATCCGCTCGGCTTGCTCGGCGACGACGAATGGGACGAGGAACAGCGGCTTGCGGAGTGGCGGAGCGTCTTGCCGCTGGCAGAGGCATTGCCACCGGTTCTCGGCGCCGCCATTCTCTTCGAAGCCTGGGAGAAGATCGAGCCGTTGCGGCGTCAGCACTGGCTCGGTGGTCTCCTGGTCGCAAGCCATCTGCGCGCTCGCGGCAAGGTCACCTCGCATCTGTTTTCTTTTTTCGGCGGGCTGAAGCTGGTGCGGCATGAGCGCCGTCGGGCTCGCGACCGCGCCACGCGGCTGCAGGCTTTTCTGGAGGCGATGCATCTGGGTGCCGCGGCCGGCCTGAAGGAGATCGACCGATTGACGCTGGCGCGCACGCAAATGGAGCTGCGCTTTCGCGGTCGCCGCTCGAACAGCAGCCTGCCGGAGCTTGCCGACTTCATCCTGTCGCGGCCGATGGTTTCGGCGGCGATGATCGCCCGCCATCTGCGGATCACCCCGCGCGGCGCGCTGAACCTCGTCAACGACATCGGCATTCGTGAAATCACCGGCCGGGGCCGCTACCGCGCCTGGGGCATCATCTGA